In Microbulbifer elongatus, the DNA window CCCGGATCTGATTATCCCTGGCGAATACTCTTTCGACTCCGGCGTATCCGGGGCCAAGGCGCTACTGGAAAAAGACAACCCGCCTACCGCCATTTTTGCCAGTAATGACGAAATGGCGGCCGGCGCACTCTTCGCCGCCCGGCTGATGCATATCGAAATTCCCGAGCAGCTGTCCATCGTCGGTTTCGAGGACAGCCCCTTCTCCCGCCAGACCTGGCCCAAGCTCACCACCGCGCACCAGCCCAACAGTGAAATCGCCAAGTGCGCCGCGGCCCTGGTACTCAACAAAGCCCGCAGCAAAAGCGCCACCGAAAGCGCATCAACCAACAAAGATGCCGGCATCACCAAAAAATTCGTCCCCGAACTCCTGGTCCGCGACTCCACCGGCCAATCCCCGAATTAAAAACAATAGAATTCACCCCACAACCCGAGGATCGCCGAAGAGCGTAGCGAGCACTTGCCTGGTGGTGGCCGCCGGAGCGGAAGGAACGGAATGTATGTTAATACATGAGTATCCTGAGCACCGCCGGACGCCGCCAGGCATGTGCGCAGTAGCTTTTCGGTGATTCCCCTCTAAAAAAAGCCCTCACTAGGAGGGCAAAGATGACGAGAACCAAAGAGAGAAACTTTAAAAAGAAACTTTGACTGACTGTGACGCCAGCTGGATAACCCGAGGTTATTTCCAGCTGCGCATCTTGTGCCCTTTCAGAGCGTAAAACAGGATAAACAGGTAGGCCGGGATGGAAATCACGTAGGCCAGCTGACCGTCGCCGGTATCAGCGAAATGACCGTACAGGGGCGGCAGTACCGCGCCGCCAGAGATCCCCATGATCAGCAGGGCGGCACCTTTGGAGGTGAACTTGCCCAGACCTTCCAGCGCCAGCGGCCAGATTGCCGGCCAGCACATGGCGTTGGCAAAGCCCAGCAGGGCAACAAAGTAAACAGCGTTGGGAATTTCCGGCAGACCGAACAGGGCCAGGGTCGCAGAGGACATGACGGTGCTTTCCATAGAGCCGGTCATTACCGCAACGGTGAACAGGATACCGAGCACCGCTGAGATCAGCAGCGCAGTCTGCTGGCTAATAAAGCGCGGAATGGCGATCGTGCCCCAGATATAACCCAGCACCATAAACACCATGGTGTAGGACGTCAGTACAGAGGCAACAGCAGTGTCCAGACCCGCCTGCTTGCCCAGCAGACCGATGGCGTCTCCGGCAATCACCTCTACACCCACATAGAAGAACAGTGCGATAGACCCCAGGATCAACTGTGGGAACTTCAGCAGTGCCGGCAGATTCACCGCCATATCTTCCTGACCTTCAACCACCTCATCTTCAATATCGGGCAGCGGTGCGAACATCATGGCAATCGCCAACACAAAGCCGAGCACCGCCATACCGATGTACGGGCTCACCATCTGACCGGCCAGCTCGTCCAGCTTGGCATCTTTGGCGGTGGCGGTCAGTGCAGACAGTTCTGCTTCAGAGATACCGCTGATGCCCGACATCACCAGCGCCGCGAACACCAGCGGCGCGACAATACCAGCACCTTTATTCAGCAGACCCATTACGCAGATGCGTACCGCAGCAGTTTCCGGAGAGCCGACGCGTACCACGTAGGGGTTGGACGCCGTCTGCAGAATGGTGAGACCGGAGCCCACCACAAACTGCGCCAGCAGGAAAACGCCGAACATACGGCTGTAAGCAGCGGGAATAAATATCAGTGCACCCACAGCCACCAGCGCCAGCCCCAGGGCCATGCCGGTCTTATAACCCGTGCGCTCGATAATGGCCGCCATAGGCAGCGCCATCACCGTGTAAGCGATATAGAAAGCGGAGGCCACGAGCATCGCCTGGAAGGCGCTGAGCTCACAGATGGTTTGCAGAAACGGGATCAGGGCCCCATTCAACCAGGTAACAAAACCAAAAATAAAAAACAGCAGACCGATGATGGTCATCGGCAGGATACTGCTGCGGGTTTCCCCCTGGCTAACAACTGCGGTATTCATAGGCTCACCTTTCATTATCGTTATTTAG includes these proteins:
- a CDS encoding sugar MFS transporter; translation: MNTAVVSQGETRSSILPMTIIGLLFFIFGFVTWLNGALIPFLQTICELSAFQAMLVASAFYIAYTVMALPMAAIIERTGYKTGMALGLALVAVGALIFIPAAYSRMFGVFLLAQFVVGSGLTILQTASNPYVVRVGSPETAAVRICVMGLLNKGAGIVAPLVFAALVMSGISGISEAELSALTATAKDAKLDELAGQMVSPYIGMAVLGFVLAIAMMFAPLPDIEDEVVEGQEDMAVNLPALLKFPQLILGSIALFFYVGVEVIAGDAIGLLGKQAGLDTAVASVLTSYTMVFMVLGYIWGTIAIPRFISQQTALLISAVLGILFTVAVMTGSMESTVMSSATLALFGLPEIPNAVYFVALLGFANAMCWPAIWPLALEGLGKFTSKGAALLIMGISGGAVLPPLYGHFADTGDGQLAYVISIPAYLFILFYALKGHKMRSWK